One region of Thermococcus sp. MAR1 genomic DNA includes:
- the ileS gene encoding isoleucine--tRNA ligase produces the protein MIKEPEFREYNPGKLEEKVERFWREKGTYEKVKESRANGPKYYFLDGPPYVSGAIHLGTAWNKIIKDMVIRFRTMQGYNVRRQPGFDMHGLPIEVKVEQALGLKTKKDIETEIGVDNFIRKCKEFALNNLKIMTEQFKMLGVWMDWDNPYMTIKNEYIESGWFTLKRAWEKGLLEKDKRVLHWCPRCETALAEHEVRGEYKVREDPSIYVKFPVEGRENEYLLIWTTTPWTLPANLAVAVHPEYDYAKVRVETENGEEYWIIAKALVERVLSEVGVKGEIVEEFRGEELEGLRYVHVLMDEYPAQKEFREGYEWAHRVILGEHVTLGDGTGLVHTAPGHGEEDFEIGREYGLPVYSPVDDEGRYTEGRWKGTYVKDADPEIIEHLKAKGYLVKAGTIEHKYPHCWRCKTPLIFRATDQWFLKVSRVKDRIIKENDEKVTWYPDWVKVRYDNGVMNSGDWVISRQRYWGIPLPIWQSEDGDIHVVGSFKELVELSVAIEVNGERIELPESYEEKLKLIEEKLGPEDLHRPYVDAFIIKVNGKEMRRVKDVVDVWFDSGIASWASLDYPRTEENFRKLWPADFIVEGEDQVTKWFYSQQAASVIAFDTVPYRHVAMHGYVLDEKGDKMSKSLGNIIRPEEVVQREGRDPFRFYMLWATNPWENLRFSWKGLAQVKRMLNILWNVYVLSATYMSLDSFDPTKLKPEELPFREEDKWILSRANGLIGDVTEGIETFRLTRATRAIYHFVVEDLSRWYVRLIRKRMWVEGDDPDKLAAYYTVWKVFDVLLRLMAPFTPYIAEEIYQNMLRPFLGVESVHMLDWPKADEGARDEELEHEMEYVRRIVEAGSSARQRAKIKLRYPVRRIIVETEDETVKKAVERLNRILRDQLNAKEIVVGKVERELVIKPNFAKVGPEFKGDARLVIAWISEHGRELYEAGEMDVELEGKTFHLTREHLSIEEKLPDFFVSEDFEGGRVFVDKTLTRELLAEGLAREFVRRIQEMRKRLDLDVNDRIIVTIETSEENCELLSENLNYVKRETRATEVIFGEAKGYVVEWPEVQAKIGIERV, from the coding sequence ATGATAAAGGAACCGGAGTTTAGGGAGTATAACCCAGGGAAGCTTGAGGAAAAGGTCGAGCGCTTTTGGAGGGAGAAGGGCACCTATGAGAAGGTTAAGGAAAGCAGGGCAAACGGCCCGAAGTACTACTTCCTCGACGGGCCGCCCTACGTCAGCGGTGCAATACACCTCGGAACGGCTTGGAACAAGATAATCAAGGACATGGTGATAAGGTTCAGGACCATGCAGGGCTACAACGTCCGCAGGCAGCCGGGCTTCGACATGCACGGTCTCCCGATAGAGGTCAAGGTCGAGCAGGCCCTCGGCCTCAAGACCAAAAAGGACATAGAGACAGAGATAGGCGTTGACAACTTCATACGCAAGTGTAAGGAGTTTGCCCTCAACAACCTCAAAATCATGACCGAGCAGTTCAAGATGCTTGGGGTATGGATGGACTGGGACAACCCCTACATGACAATAAAGAACGAGTACATAGAATCGGGCTGGTTCACGCTCAAGAGGGCCTGGGAAAAGGGCCTCCTTGAGAAGGACAAAAGGGTTTTACACTGGTGCCCGCGCTGTGAGACGGCCTTAGCTGAACACGAGGTCCGCGGCGAGTACAAGGTAAGGGAGGATCCGAGCATATACGTCAAGTTCCCTGTTGAGGGCAGGGAGAACGAGTACCTCCTCATCTGGACGACTACCCCCTGGACGCTCCCGGCGAACTTAGCGGTTGCCGTTCACCCGGAGTATGACTACGCCAAGGTCAGGGTCGAGACCGAGAACGGAGAGGAGTACTGGATAATAGCAAAGGCCCTCGTTGAGAGGGTTCTGAGCGAGGTCGGCGTTAAGGGGGAGATAGTCGAGGAGTTCAGGGGTGAGGAGCTTGAGGGACTTCGCTACGTTCATGTGCTGATGGACGAGTACCCGGCACAGAAGGAGTTCCGCGAGGGGTACGAGTGGGCTCACAGGGTTATCCTCGGCGAGCACGTCACCCTCGGGGACGGTACCGGCTTAGTCCACACCGCGCCGGGCCACGGTGAGGAGGACTTCGAGATAGGCAGGGAATACGGCCTGCCGGTTTACAGCCCGGTCGACGACGAGGGACGCTACACCGAGGGAAGGTGGAAGGGAACCTACGTTAAAGATGCAGACCCGGAGATAATAGAGCACCTCAAAGCCAAGGGCTACCTCGTGAAGGCCGGAACGATAGAGCACAAGTACCCGCACTGCTGGCGCTGCAAGACCCCGCTCATATTCCGCGCCACCGACCAGTGGTTCCTCAAGGTCAGCAGGGTGAAGGACAGGATAATCAAGGAGAACGACGAGAAGGTGACATGGTATCCGGACTGGGTGAAGGTGCGCTACGACAACGGTGTCATGAACTCGGGCGATTGGGTCATAAGCAGGCAGCGCTACTGGGGAATACCGCTACCGATATGGCAGAGCGAGGACGGCGATATACACGTCGTTGGCTCCTTCAAGGAGCTGGTGGAGCTCAGCGTCGCAATAGAGGTGAACGGCGAGAGGATAGAGCTTCCCGAGAGCTATGAGGAGAAGCTCAAGCTTATAGAGGAGAAGCTCGGCCCGGAGGATTTACACAGGCCCTACGTCGATGCATTCATCATAAAGGTCAACGGCAAGGAGATGCGCCGCGTCAAGGACGTCGTTGACGTCTGGTTTGACAGCGGAATAGCCAGCTGGGCTTCGCTGGACTACCCGAGAACGGAGGAGAACTTCAGGAAGCTCTGGCCGGCAGATTTCATAGTCGAGGGCGAGGACCAGGTAACCAAGTGGTTCTACTCCCAGCAGGCCGCCAGCGTCATAGCCTTTGACACAGTCCCCTACAGGCACGTGGCGATGCACGGCTACGTCCTCGACGAGAAGGGCGACAAGATGAGCAAGAGCCTCGGCAACATCATACGGCCAGAGGAGGTCGTCCAAAGGGAGGGCAGGGATCCCTTCAGGTTCTACATGCTCTGGGCGACGAACCCGTGGGAGAACCTGCGCTTCAGCTGGAAGGGATTAGCACAGGTCAAGAGGATGCTCAACATACTCTGGAACGTGTATGTGCTGTCAGCGACCTACATGAGCCTCGACAGCTTTGACCCGACGAAGCTCAAGCCGGAGGAGCTTCCATTCCGCGAGGAAGATAAGTGGATACTCAGCAGGGCCAACGGGCTCATAGGCGACGTCACCGAGGGAATTGAGACCTTCAGGCTCACAAGGGCCACCAGGGCGATATACCACTTCGTCGTTGAGGACCTCAGCAGGTGGTACGTGAGGCTCATCAGGAAGCGCATGTGGGTCGAGGGCGATGACCCTGACAAGCTGGCGGCATACTACACCGTCTGGAAGGTCTTCGACGTCCTGCTGAGGCTCATGGCACCGTTTACCCCGTACATAGCCGAGGAGATATACCAGAACATGCTGAGGCCGTTCCTCGGTGTCGAGAGCGTCCACATGCTCGACTGGCCCAAGGCTGATGAGGGGGCAAGGGACGAGGAGCTTGAGCACGAGATGGAGTACGTCAGGAGGATAGTCGAGGCAGGCTCTTCGGCAAGGCAGAGGGCCAAGATAAAGCTCCGCTACCCGGTCAGGAGGATAATCGTCGAGACCGAGGACGAGACCGTAAAGAAGGCAGTCGAGAGGCTCAACAGAATACTCCGCGACCAGCTCAACGCCAAGGAAATTGTCGTCGGAAAGGTGGAGCGCGAGCTCGTCATCAAGCCGAACTTCGCGAAAGTTGGCCCCGAGTTCAAGGGCGACGCCAGGCTCGTAATAGCGTGGATAAGCGAGCACGGAAGGGAGCTCTATGAGGCCGGTGAGATGGACGTCGAGCTCGAAGGAAAGACCTTCCACCTCACCAGGGAGCACCTCAGCATAGAGGAGAAGCTGCCGGACTTCTTCGTCAGCGAAGACTTCGAGGGCGGAAGGGTCTTCGTGGACAAGACACTCACGAGGGAGCTCCTCGCTGAAGGTCTCGCCAGGGAGTTCGTGAGAAGGATACAGGAGATGAGGAAGAGGCTCGACTTGGACGTGAACGACAGAATCATCGTCACCATAGAGACAAGCGAAGAGAACTGCGAGCTGCTCAGCGAGAACCTCAACTACGTGAAGAGGGAGACGAGGGCAACCGAGGTAATCTTCGGCGAGGCGAAGGGCTACGTGGTTGAGTGGCCAGAGGTCCAGGCGAAGATAGGGATTGAGAGGGTTTAG
- a CDS encoding DMT family transporter gives MNRSELVLLGITAIWGFTFPAMKVSLDYLPPILFLAYRFGIASLLMLLLFRSKVLRRETFREGFILGLTLFFGHGFQIVGLKYTTASNSAFITSLYVVFTPFIAYFLLGDRLNLRDGASLGIALAGLYLISGASLNFNYGDLLTVLCALSFAFQIVLVQRFGEKDYLSLAFWQITWNFVFSLAFALLFEPFIVPKEPLPWAGVLYTSIFATVIAFTLQVKHQRNTKAHKAALIYSAEPIFGHIAAFLTIGEILSAKGYLGAALIMAGIWNEVRNQD, from the coding sequence ATGAACCGCTCCGAGCTCGTACTCCTCGGCATCACCGCAATATGGGGGTTTACCTTTCCGGCCATGAAGGTTAGCCTCGACTATTTGCCCCCAATACTCTTTTTGGCTTACCGTTTCGGCATAGCGTCGCTCCTCATGCTCCTCCTTTTCCGCTCGAAGGTTTTGAGGCGGGAGACTTTCAGGGAGGGCTTCATCCTCGGGCTGACACTCTTCTTCGGCCACGGCTTCCAGATAGTGGGTCTCAAATACACCACCGCCTCAAACTCCGCCTTCATCACTTCGCTCTACGTAGTCTTCACGCCCTTCATAGCGTATTTCCTGCTCGGGGACAGGCTGAATCTCAGGGATGGGGCTTCCCTTGGGATAGCGCTCGCCGGCCTGTACCTGATCTCAGGAGCCAGCCTAAACTTCAACTACGGTGACCTGCTTACAGTTCTCTGCGCCCTCAGCTTTGCCTTTCAGATAGTCCTCGTCCAGCGCTTTGGAGAGAAGGACTACCTCAGCTTAGCCTTCTGGCAGATAACCTGGAACTTTGTCTTTTCGCTGGCCTTCGCCCTCCTGTTTGAGCCCTTCATCGTTCCCAAGGAACCGCTGCCCTGGGCGGGGGTGCTGTACACGTCAATCTTCGCCACTGTGATAGCCTTTACCCTCCAGGTGAAACACCAGAGGAACACGAAGGCCCACAAGGCGGCGCTGATTTACTCCGCCGAGCCGATATTCGGGCATATAGCGGCGTTCTTAACAATAGGAGAGATCCTAAGCGCCAAGGGGTACTTGGGCGCGGCGCTGATAATGGCGGGAATATGGAACGAGGTCAGGAACCAAGATTAA
- a CDS encoding 4Fe-4S dicluster domain-containing protein has product MGDEAVEKIWILITPDKCSGCRLCEIACSLEHEGIIWPEASRIRIYELLPGVNVPHTCVQCPDYPCVKACNFDALSVDEATGAVLVKEENCTECGACVLACPGNVPRIPVGKGSVVICDLCGGSPKCVEVCHEAGHDALTLVKGQYRSVYRTFAKDPVEKSVELARKLYGEEFPG; this is encoded by the coding sequence ATGGGTGATGAAGCGGTGGAGAAGATTTGGATTCTGATAACCCCTGACAAGTGCAGCGGCTGCAGGCTGTGTGAAATCGCCTGCTCCCTGGAGCACGAGGGCATAATCTGGCCGGAAGCATCGCGTATAAGGATATACGAGCTCCTTCCGGGAGTCAACGTCCCCCACACATGCGTCCAGTGCCCCGACTACCCGTGCGTAAAGGCGTGCAACTTCGATGCGCTGAGCGTGGATGAGGCAACGGGTGCCGTTCTCGTCAAGGAAGAAAACTGCACCGAGTGCGGGGCGTGTGTTCTGGCGTGCCCCGGCAACGTCCCGAGGATTCCGGTGGGCAAGGGAAGCGTGGTAATCTGCGACCTCTGCGGAGGAAGTCCAAAGTGCGTCGAGGTCTGCCACGAGGCCGGGCACGATGCCCTAACGCTGGTGAAGGGCCAGTACCGCTCCGTCTACAGAACCTTCGCGAAGGATCCGGTTGAGAAAAGCGTAGAACTGGCGAGAAAGCTTTACGGTGAGGAGTTCCCGGGGTGA
- a CDS encoding aldehyde ferredoxin oxidoreductase family protein — translation MYGYAGKLLDVDLSTGKVKTVELDEEMLRFYGGRGLGTYLLWRELGERWEKVDPLGEENLLLILTGPLTGYYPGIKTSVVAKSPESNGIVGSVLSSEVGIELKASGYDGIIIRGRAKEPVYLFINDDEVEIRDASKYWGMGGVELHKTLLKEVHDELRKKAKLKGVPKEPAMMYIGRGGEKKVRFAAIMSKLMHAAGYGGFGAVMGSKNLKAVLVKGNKALPKVHDPEKFKSMLREFQRELLTLTTFRQWGTGAGGYSVGKDRSSQPVRNWQEEYHDDERISVVNFELKAWVKKYWADYGCPVNCMKISYLRYGEYKGSITDAPDYELMAYMGTNLGIFEPEKVVYLSYLVDELGLDGINAGNVLGFTAELYQRGILTEEDIGFKLEWGDEKAFAKLLELIVERKGIGEVLAEGTYRAALRISEMKGVDALKYAVHVKGIGVGAHGIRSDLDYTRDISYAVSVQGGDHTATAGLPARSYEGELVNAFYDSAVICMFTTRPGFERIIEFGNAVTGFDLTPEKWFNETGLRIIHLQRILLLLGGPDVYWGPEDDDNPPRFYEPLPTGPVRGKAPSREEIMAKVRQYYEEVGYDEHGIPREEVLEELGLGEAKREVRRIRKRLGL, via the coding sequence ATGTACGGCTACGCTGGAAAGCTTCTGGACGTTGATCTGAGCACTGGAAAGGTTAAAACCGTCGAACTAGATGAAGAAATGCTCCGCTTCTACGGCGGCAGGGGGCTCGGCACGTACCTCCTGTGGAGGGAGCTTGGAGAGAGGTGGGAAAAGGTAGACCCCCTCGGTGAGGAGAACCTCCTGCTGATCCTCACCGGCCCGCTGACGGGCTACTACCCGGGAATAAAAACGTCTGTGGTAGCCAAATCACCGGAGAGCAACGGGATCGTTGGCAGCGTCCTGAGCAGTGAGGTGGGGATAGAGCTCAAAGCGAGCGGTTACGACGGGATAATAATCCGCGGGAGGGCGAAGGAGCCTGTTTACCTCTTCATAAACGACGACGAGGTAGAGATACGCGACGCCTCAAAGTACTGGGGAATGGGCGGCGTCGAGCTCCACAAGACCCTCCTCAAGGAAGTCCACGACGAGCTCAGGAAGAAGGCCAAGCTGAAGGGCGTTCCCAAGGAGCCCGCCATGATGTACATCGGAAGGGGTGGAGAGAAGAAGGTGCGCTTCGCCGCCATAATGAGCAAGCTTATGCACGCTGCCGGCTACGGCGGCTTCGGTGCGGTGATGGGGAGCAAGAACCTCAAGGCGGTTCTGGTTAAGGGCAACAAGGCCCTGCCAAAAGTCCACGACCCAGAGAAGTTTAAGTCCATGCTCCGTGAGTTCCAGAGGGAGCTCTTAACCCTCACCACCTTCCGCCAGTGGGGAACCGGTGCCGGTGGCTACAGCGTAGGGAAAGACCGCTCAAGTCAGCCGGTCAGGAACTGGCAGGAAGAGTACCACGACGACGAGAGGATAAGTGTGGTGAACTTCGAGCTGAAGGCCTGGGTCAAGAAGTACTGGGCCGACTACGGTTGCCCGGTCAACTGCATGAAGATATCCTACCTCCGCTACGGCGAGTACAAGGGGTCGATAACGGACGCGCCTGACTACGAGCTGATGGCCTACATGGGCACGAACCTGGGCATCTTCGAGCCCGAGAAGGTCGTCTACCTCTCCTACCTCGTCGATGAGCTTGGCCTCGACGGCATAAACGCGGGCAACGTCCTCGGCTTTACAGCGGAGCTTTACCAGCGGGGGATCCTGACGGAGGAGGACATAGGCTTCAAGCTTGAGTGGGGTGATGAGAAGGCCTTCGCAAAGCTTCTTGAACTTATAGTGGAGAGGAAGGGCATCGGGGAGGTTTTAGCGGAGGGAACCTACAGGGCCGCTCTCAGGATTTCCGAGATGAAGGGTGTTGATGCCCTCAAGTACGCCGTCCACGTCAAGGGCATCGGCGTCGGTGCCCACGGAATAAGAAGCGACCTCGACTACACGAGGGACATAAGCTACGCCGTCTCAGTTCAGGGCGGCGACCACACGGCGACCGCTGGTTTGCCGGCGAGGAGCTACGAGGGCGAGCTGGTGAATGCCTTCTACGACTCGGCCGTTATCTGCATGTTCACGACGAGGCCGGGCTTCGAGAGGATCATAGAGTTCGGAAACGCGGTTACGGGCTTTGATTTAACCCCTGAGAAGTGGTTCAACGAGACCGGCCTGAGGATAATCCACCTCCAGAGGATTCTGCTCCTCCTCGGTGGGCCGGATGTTTACTGGGGGCCAGAAGACGACGACAACCCGCCGAGGTTCTACGAGCCCCTCCCGACCGGACCGGTCAGAGGCAAAGCGCCGAGCAGGGAGGAGATAATGGCTAAGGTGAGGCAGTACTACGAGGAGGTTGGCTACGACGAGCATGGAATCCCGAGGGAGGAAGTCCTGGAAGAGCTCGGCCTTGGGGAAGCAAAGCGCGAAGTCAGGCGCATAAGGAAGCGCCTCGGCCTTTGA
- a CDS encoding MoaD/ThiS family protein: MKVRLVLYGEHALRHGSKLELEVEEGKTVGELLRELGISTSEHHILVNEIKVDESHVLKDGDVLKILPVVYGG; this comes from the coding sequence ATGAAGGTGAGGCTGGTTCTCTACGGCGAGCACGCCTTAAGGCACGGCTCTAAACTTGAGCTCGAAGTTGAGGAGGGCAAGACCGTTGGGGAACTGCTTAGGGAGCTCGGGATAAGCACGAGTGAGCACCACATACTCGTGAATGAGATAAAGGTCGATGAAAGCCACGTCCTAAAAGACGGCGACGTCCTTAAAATCCTCCCCGTGGTCTATGGAGGCTGA
- a CDS encoding glycoside hydrolase, whose translation MEMKYAHHFHAYQPGDIVYVKDGDGSKSIEYEERKSPVAIRIRGEEVRGENWTQAMLYSYEHIADTLSLMTGVSIDIEPFTFLMLLRYHKSTFEDAVELLRRFDAVPTTPFHPIVPHLDEFEQRILARVSFDFYAPLISDKPVIGYWLPEAVITRRTAEIIESSTDKKLVFLLDERQLLYDFPQAKHSCNRYGNSFVFGREWGISDAFAFNTLDVPGLVSATLSHRDDHKENLGVPYLIFTASDLESLLGNPAQLDRFTAWMEGLEANGVERVSAMEFVRRKLSGEYRRLNGECSFEIGVKDYSAWSDYFDLSTDGKTSDSRWLGYRRADGKVFAREVNGRKISQLWKVAFTRLFEELNRTVRLGVLKGLRNLGVEFPNAQEFLVRYARIFFRGYYDHFDMETSPDYVLEPANGDRNALRLGRAYYLMLLANHSCPRFWENLDTRVAFGNVSVMAKALIELMEYFDGDGLQSLFVGSYLRLLNFEGLYHLWNLGAMPSLEGWETDERAWLDALKPEVPNSGYNVVTRAALYVGKRDLRGELRTLIGHYNLDWAVADTGHIPGEVHGHWENREWCEHRL comes from the coding sequence ATGGAGATGAAGTACGCCCACCACTTCCACGCCTACCAGCCAGGCGACATAGTTTACGTTAAAGACGGCGACGGGAGCAAGTCCATCGAGTACGAGGAGAGGAAGAGCCCCGTCGCGATAAGAATCCGCGGAGAAGAAGTTAGGGGTGAGAACTGGACACAGGCGATGCTATATTCCTACGAGCACATAGCTGATACCCTCTCGCTCATGACGGGGGTCAGCATTGACATAGAACCCTTCACGTTTCTGATGCTCCTCCGCTACCATAAAAGCACTTTCGAGGACGCCGTTGAACTTCTCAGGAGGTTCGACGCCGTTCCGACGACGCCTTTCCACCCGATAGTGCCCCATCTCGATGAGTTTGAGCAGAGAATCCTCGCGAGGGTCTCCTTCGACTTCTACGCTCCGCTGATTAGTGATAAGCCCGTAATCGGCTACTGGCTCCCCGAGGCCGTGATAACGAGAAGAACCGCCGAGATCATCGAGTCCTCAACGGACAAGAAGCTGGTCTTTCTCCTCGACGAGAGGCAGCTCCTCTACGACTTCCCCCAGGCGAAGCACTCCTGCAACCGCTACGGCAACTCCTTCGTCTTCGGAAGGGAGTGGGGCATAAGCGACGCCTTTGCCTTCAACACCCTCGACGTTCCCGGTCTGGTCTCGGCGACCCTATCCCATCGCGACGACCACAAGGAGAACCTCGGCGTCCCCTATCTAATCTTCACGGCCAGTGACCTTGAGAGCCTTCTCGGCAATCCGGCACAGCTCGACCGCTTCACCGCCTGGATGGAAGGGCTTGAGGCGAACGGCGTCGAGAGGGTCTCGGCTATGGAGTTCGTGAGGAGGAAGCTCTCCGGGGAATACAGGCGCCTTAACGGCGAGTGCTCCTTCGAGATTGGGGTTAAGGACTACTCAGCCTGGAGCGACTACTTTGACCTGAGCACCGACGGCAAGACTAGCGACTCCAGATGGCTTGGCTACAGAAGAGCCGACGGAAAGGTCTTCGCAAGGGAAGTAAACGGCAGGAAGATTTCTCAGCTCTGGAAGGTCGCCTTCACGAGGCTCTTTGAGGAGCTGAACAGGACTGTCAGGTTAGGTGTTCTGAAGGGCCTCAGAAACCTTGGGGTGGAGTTCCCAAACGCCCAGGAGTTCCTCGTCCGCTACGCGAGGATTTTCTTCAGGGGCTACTACGACCACTTTGATATGGAAACGTCCCCCGATTACGTTCTCGAGCCGGCCAACGGGGATAGGAATGCTTTAAGGCTCGGAAGGGCCTACTATCTCATGCTCCTCGCCAACCACTCCTGCCCGCGCTTCTGGGAGAACCTGGACACGCGCGTCGCCTTCGGCAATGTCTCGGTCATGGCCAAGGCTCTCATCGAGCTTATGGAGTACTTCGACGGTGATGGACTCCAGAGCCTCTTCGTGGGGTCATACCTAAGACTCCTCAACTTCGAGGGTCTCTACCACCTGTGGAACCTTGGAGCGATGCCTTCTCTGGAGGGCTGGGAGACTGATGAGAGAGCGTGGCTCGATGCGCTGAAACCCGAGGTCCCCAACAGCGGCTACAACGTCGTCACGAGAGCAGCTCTTTACGTTGGAAAGCGCGATTTGAGGGGCGAGCTCAGGACCCTGATAGGGCACTACAACCTCGACTGGGCCGTAGCGGACACGGGCCATATACCGGGAGAGGTTCACGGGCACTGGGAGAACAGAGAGTGGTGTGAGCACAGGTTATAG
- the cca gene encoding CCA tRNA nucleotidyltransferase: protein MDAEAVLQKVLPRISPTEEERAFVEGLMMELKAIAEETIESLGLDVKPYFVGSLAKDTYLAGDHDVDLFLAFPPDIPLEELREKGLELGKAIAEKLDSYEIAYAEHPYVRARYRGVSVDLVPCYDVKSWRDVRTAVDRSILHNRWVLENLGDRNDEVRLLKRFLKGIRAYGSEIYIRGFSGYLAEILVIKYGSFLDVLKNADFMLRQKIIDPGNWLKREYELAMKTVRREAETDRPLIVIDPVDPRRNVAANLGWERYGFFYFKAHQFLETPSREFFFPENRKSGSYLGELRRKGTHLVTLVFQAPDMVEDILLPQLERSARGFEKALSREGFNVLGWNVGRSSGKAFIMLEVDRRERERVKIKPGPDFFTERGWDFYRKNERVWIIGKRLFAEKRVKENVIDVITELIEKNQVALGKGVREAIRGADVLLNYVPKELEDEAYLFLSREKWNLKG, encoded by the coding sequence ATGGACGCCGAGGCCGTGCTTCAAAAAGTTCTCCCGAGAATAAGCCCAACCGAGGAGGAGAGGGCCTTCGTGGAAGGCCTGATGATGGAACTGAAGGCCATAGCAGAGGAAACCATCGAAAGCCTGGGCCTCGACGTTAAGCCCTACTTCGTTGGTTCCCTAGCCAAGGACACCTACCTGGCCGGAGACCACGACGTTGACCTTTTCTTGGCTTTCCCTCCCGACATCCCCCTCGAAGAGCTCCGGGAAAAAGGTCTGGAACTCGGCAAAGCCATCGCGGAGAAGCTCGACTCCTACGAAATCGCCTACGCGGAACATCCATACGTTCGGGCGAGATACAGGGGGGTCAGCGTTGATTTAGTGCCCTGCTACGACGTGAAGAGCTGGAGGGACGTGAGAACAGCCGTGGACCGCTCGATACTCCACAACCGCTGGGTTCTCGAAAACCTTGGGGACAGGAACGATGAAGTGAGGCTCCTCAAGCGCTTTCTGAAGGGGATTAGAGCATACGGGAGCGAGATATACATCCGGGGCTTTTCTGGATATCTCGCGGAGATCCTCGTTATCAAATACGGCTCCTTCTTGGACGTCCTCAAAAACGCCGACTTCATGCTGAGGCAGAAGATAATCGACCCCGGTAACTGGCTCAAGCGGGAGTATGAGCTAGCCATGAAAACGGTCAGACGCGAGGCAGAAACAGACAGGCCCCTGATAGTCATAGACCCTGTTGACCCGAGGCGTAATGTTGCCGCCAATCTGGGCTGGGAGCGCTATGGCTTTTTCTACTTCAAGGCCCATCAGTTCCTGGAAACCCCCTCAAGGGAGTTCTTCTTCCCAGAGAATAGGAAAAGCGGGAGCTATCTCGGGGAGCTGAGGAGGAAGGGGACGCACCTCGTGACGCTGGTCTTTCAGGCCCCGGACATGGTGGAGGACATACTCCTTCCCCAGCTGGAGAGGAGCGCGAGGGGCTTTGAGAAGGCCCTTTCAAGGGAAGGATTCAACGTCCTCGGCTGGAACGTCGGGCGTTCCTCGGGGAAGGCGTTCATAATGCTGGAAGTGGACCGCAGGGAAAGGGAGAGGGTGAAGATAAAGCCCGGCCCGGACTTCTTCACGGAGAGGGGCTGGGACTTCTACCGGAAGAACGAGCGGGTGTGGATTATAGGGAAGAGGCTCTTCGCGGAGAAAAGGGTTAAGGAAAACGTCATAGACGTCATAACTGAGCTCATTGAAAAGAACCAGGTGGCGCTCGGAAAGGGTGTAAGGGAAGCGATTAGGGGGGCGGACGTCCTTCTAAACTACGTCCCGAAGGAGCTGGAGGACGAGGCCTACCTCTTCCTGAGCAGAGAGAAGTGGAACCTGAAGGGCTAG
- the thpR gene encoding RNA 2',3'-cyclic phosphodiesterase, with amino-acid sequence MRAFIAIEVSDSVRDNLLKAQERIGSKSAKIKFVERENFHLTLKFLGEIDEATAEEVKKALAEIAKKHKKHRVRVKGIGVFPNPNYVRVIWAGIENDEGIKAIAADVEKEMRRLGFKKDKDFVAHITIGRVKFVRDKVELAMALKDLANEDFGEFEVKAIELKKSTLTPKGPIYETVARFELAG; translated from the coding sequence ATGAGGGCGTTCATAGCCATTGAGGTTAGCGATAGCGTTAGGGACAACCTCCTTAAGGCCCAGGAGAGAATAGGGAGCAAGTCAGCAAAGATAAAGTTCGTCGAGCGCGAGAACTTCCACCTAACGCTCAAGTTCCTGGGGGAGATTGACGAGGCAACGGCAGAAGAGGTCAAGAAGGCTTTAGCAGAGATAGCTAAAAAACATAAGAAGCACCGCGTTCGCGTTAAGGGTATAGGCGTCTTCCCGAACCCGAACTATGTTAGGGTCATCTGGGCTGGAATAGAAAACGACGAGGGCATAAAGGCGATAGCGGCCGATGTGGAGAAGGAGATGCGCCGCCTGGGCTTCAAAAAGGACAAGGACTTCGTGGCGCACATAACTATCGGCAGGGTGAAGTTCGTGCGCGATAAGGTTGAGCTGGCGATGGCGCTCAAAGACCTTGCCAATGAAGACTTCGGCGAGTTTGAGGTTAAAGCCATAGAGCTGAAGAAGAGCACGCTGACTCCAAAGGGCCCAATCTATGAGACCGTCGCGAGGTTCGAGCTGGCCGGGTGA
- a CDS encoding phosphoribosyltransferase, with amino-acid sequence MDKVYLTWWQIDRAIFALADRLREYKPDVIVGIARGGLIPAVRLSHILGDLEVKVIDVKFYKDIEERMEKPLITIPLHGSLEGKKVVIVDDVSDTGKTLEVVIEEVKKAGASEVKVACLSMKPWTKVVPDFYVFRTDKWIVFPWEEFPVVVRE; translated from the coding sequence ATGGACAAGGTTTACCTCACCTGGTGGCAGATTGACAGGGCCATCTTTGCGCTCGCAGACAGGCTGAGGGAGTATAAACCCGACGTCATAGTCGGCATAGCGAGAGGTGGGCTCATCCCGGCTGTGAGGCTCAGCCACATCCTCGGCGACCTGGAGGTCAAGGTGATAGATGTAAAGTTCTACAAGGACATCGAGGAGAGGATGGAGAAGCCGCTCATAACCATCCCTCTCCACGGCTCCCTGGAGGGCAAGAAGGTCGTTATCGTTGATGATGTCAGCGACACGGGAAAGACCCTCGAAGTCGTCATCGAGGAGGTCAAGAAGGCCGGGGCGAGCGAGGTTAAGGTGGCCTGCCTCAGCATGAAGCCCTGGACGAAGGTTGTGCCAGACTTCTACGTTTTCCGCACCGACAAGTGGATAGTCTTCCCCTGGGAGGAGTTCCCGGTTGTGGTGAGGGAGTAA